The Benincasa hispida cultivar B227 chromosome 11, ASM972705v1, whole genome shotgun sequence genome has a segment encoding these proteins:
- the LOC120089698 gene encoding anaphase-promoting complex subunit 10 — translation MATESSEGEDDMKLTGGNQVLAVEEDLREMGKKAAWSVSSCKPGNGVSALRDDNLETYWQSDGVQPHLVNIQFQKKVKLQLVVLYVDFKLDESYTPSKISIRAGDGFHNLKEIKTVELVKPTGWVYLSLSGNDPKDTFVNTFMLQIAVLSNHLNGRDTHVRQIKIYGPRPNPVPHQPFQFTSREFITYSIIR, via the exons ATGGCGACGGAGTCGTCAGAGGGAGAAGACGATATGAAGCTCACAGGAGGAAATCAAGTCCTCGCGGTTGAAGAGGACCTCAGAGAAATGGGAAAAAAGGCCGCCTGGAGCGTCAGCTCGTGCAAACCCGGGAACGGCGTCTCCGCTCTACGCGACGATAACCTGGAAACTTATTGGCA ATCTGATGGCGTTCAACCTCATTTGGTGAACATTCAATTTCAGAAGAAAGTGAAATTACAG CTGGTTGTTCTCTACGTAGATTTCAAGCTTGACGAGAGCTACACGCCGAGTAAGATATCTATACGCGCAGGGGACGGCTTCCATAATTTGAAG GAAATTAAAACCGTGGAGCTTGTAAAGCCAACTGGTTGGGTTTATCTATCATTGTCCGGAAATGATCCGAA GGATACTTTCGTGAACACTTTTATGTTGCAAATTGCCGTTCTATCAAATCACCTGAATGGCAGGGATACTCACGTCCGCCAGATCAAAATTTATGGACCTCGACC GAACCCAGTTCCGCATCAACCATTTCAATTTACTTCAAGGGAGTTCATCACTTATTCTATTATAAGATGA